TGAGGTAACTTTATctccaaaggtaaaggcacaagacatcTTAAATTGACAGGCAGCAACAAAGTGAATGGAAAGTGCCCTGCAGAGATGAAAGTAACTGTACACGAAGGTGGAACATACCAAGTACATTTTGTGTCGACCCACATTGGTCACAAACAAGATTTAACGCAGCTGCCCCTGAGTCAAAACGACCAGGAAACCATAGCAACAGATATTGCAATGGGACTTCCGTATGACAAAGTTCTAGATAACGTACGGACAAGTTTGCAGGATTCAGACTTGCAGAGAATCCATTTGACTACCAAGCAAGACTTATATAACATTGCATCAAGCTATAACCTCTCCTCCAAGTCGGTCAGACATAAAAATGATGCAATCAGTGTCGAAGcttgggtaaaagaaatgaacgaaagtgagAATCCATCTGTGTTATTCTATAAACCACAAGACTCGACTAGTGAACATCAAGAACTGAGGAGTGAGGATTTTGTATTAGTGATAATGAACAGAGCACAACGcgaaatgttatcaaaatatggAGAAGACTGTATCTGTATTGATGGAACCCATGGGCTTAACGGGTATGATTTCGAAGTGACCACTCTCTTAATACTGGATGATCTCAGGCAAGGATTCCCATGTGCATTTCTAATTTCGAACAGGAAGGACGCCGATGTTTTAAGTATATTTTTGCAGTACGTAAAATCACAGGTTGGACCAATTTGCCCCAATGTATTCATGTCTGATTTGGCAGAGTCATACAGTATTGCATGGAACAGGACAATGGGTGCTCCTAAAATGAGACTCTATTGTACCTGGCATGTGGACAGAGCATGGAAAACTAATATCAAGCGGAAAATTTCAGATCTGGATAAAAGAAATGAGGTGTATcggctcattaaatcagtgtcaatgctgagaaatgtaaatatgtttcaggaatcactgcaaaaagcactgcagaagctcagtagtgaccctgacacatcagaatttgcttcatacttcaagacacactatgagggaaatgtggagtgttgggcctactgtcacagaatgtatgccggtctcaataccaacatgcatatggagagtatgcataggacgttaaaggaaatacatggtaatgcaagacagataaaacgactggacaaaggcatatctacactaatgtccctagttacagccaagatgtttgactggcttatagcaaatgtaaaagggaaggtcacaagcaaagttcaagacattcataataaacacaaaactagtttgttaatggacaaggacctcatcactgaggtagatggtggttgggaagtgccatccacatcatcttcagaggtgtatattgttaaagataacagagtcaactgtgagtgcaaattaaaatgtagtgattgcaatgtgtgcatacataggtattactgtacatgtatggattacagtattagattcaatatgtgtaagcacattcacactgtttgccgagatgacagtgtcggtgaaaatcccctgcaaagtccagaggtactgggtactgatgttgatgccaccagtgagagagcagcaatattagctgaagtaagcacaaaatacgtttcaaaaacaccaaaatctttgttagaagggagacagaagcttatttcagagttttccaatattgtcagtggaatgactgagactgaactgcagttggccaaaaaaactgtgttatccttaaaggcaaatgtaggagctgttcgagcccgaaacagttatttcaaagaaacagataagggccagaaaagaaagctaataccACAGAGGAGGCTGTTTCCTACCAAGAAGAAAACAGCACGTAATATTTCTCTGGCTGTTCCAAATGCTGAAGAAAGATGTGAGGTAGTAAAATCACTGCTGAATGAGGGTATGTATCAATTTTCAAGTTATTGAGTAGATACATTTATGTGTTGAACCTTGGCAGAGTAAAATGTAATTCACGGTTAATATACGAATTTGTGTTCAGTACCTGTCAACTTTGTGtgaattataatttgaaatttatatgcagAGCTCGACATGAATCATGATGTTCCTGCAGAGCATAGTCGTGCCGTGCCAGATGTACAGCACAGCAAAACAGGTAAAACTTGATGGGATCCATCATTCTAAATATGTGTGGTACTACTATAATGTCCTCACACCAAATAAACATGTCATATTAAGTAAAATTTAGAATTTTTCTGCTCAGTAGCAATGCAGTGTGTTTGGAATCTGATGTAATAGTTACTTGCAGTACAGTATATGTATGTACTATCTTTCAGTACCTATCAATTTTGCCTCAATTGTCATATGAAATTTATTTGTAGGGCTTGACACCAAAAATCACTTGCATGTTGTAGAACAACCACACAGTATGTTATGGCAGTCAGGTATTtatcatggtgcatcaggtgtgtgtaaagtaaatctaatggagATAACATATCTGAGTATGATAATAATCTGAATTCATATTAATGTATATTCATATCTTTAAATTCTATTTTACTGTGTCTGcattataatataaaattaatttacagggctggacatgaaccagtttgttgctgtgcagcacagcacaacaggtaacacttAATTGGACCCATTATTCTGAATGTATCTCATACTGCTCTAATGTTCTCATATCAGCTAAGGGCGTCAGATTAAGTAATATTCACAATGTTGTTGTTCAGTAGCAATGTAGTGTGTTAGGATTCTGATTTAAAAGTTACTTGCAGTGGAATATATTCCACCTTTTagacctatcaattttgtctgtaaAATAACCcaaaaattatttgcagggcttgacacccACAATCAGGTCCATGTTGAACAACCACACACTATGCCATTGCAGCCTGGTgttcatcatggtgcatcaggtgtgtgtaaagtaaatctaatAGAGATAGCATTACTTGAGTATACTGAAATCTGATGTTATATATGTATATTGATACTTTTATATTCTATTCTACTGTctggaatataatataaaattaatttacagggcTGGACATGAACCAGTTTGTTGCTGTGCAGCACGGTTATGCCATACCaaatgtgcaacacagcacaacaggtaacacaTTAATGGACCCATTATTCCCAATGTATCTCATGCTGCTCTAATGTCCTCATATCAACTAAAGATGTCAGATTAAGTAATATTTACAATGTTGCCATTCGGTAGCAATGTAGTGTGTTTGGATTCTGGATTTAAAAGTTACTTGCAGTGGAGTATAAGCCACCTAGTAGAACTATCAATTTTGTctgaataataacacaaaaattatttgcagggcttgaTACCCACAATCTGGTCCATGTTGTGCAACAACCACAcactatttaatggcagtaaggttatcatcatggtgcatcaggtgtgtgtaaagtaaatctaatggagATAACATTATTTGAGGATAATGAAGTTCTGATTTGATATCTGTATATTGATACTTTTGTATTCTGTTTTTCTGTctgcaatattatataaaattattttacagtgcTGGACATGAACCACATTGTTGCTGTGCGGCATTGTTAGACCACATCAAATGTGCTGCACAGCACAGGTAACACCTGATGGAACCCATCATATCAAATGTCTGTGATACTGCTCCAGTGACCTTATATTCTTTAACAATGACAAATTATATATGATCAGCACATCAGgtatgtaacattgtttttttaattaagtaaTCCTATTTATTAAAGTAATAGTGTTTCATCTGACGACTGCGTGTCTAATATATGAAGATACCATAATGCAAACTTTCTACTTTACTCACCTTAGGCCTATACAGTTTCTAAAGTGGTAGTTGTGGAGAAGACAGAGTAGTAGTTGTAATTATATTCTTTCTGAACAGTAGAACTTCAATGCAGTGTTTACTTGCAGTCTGGATTATGCCATGTCAAGGAGCAATGAGGGAGGTCCCAAACATTTGGATCGACACTGATGTCAAGTCAGGCACCTTAGGATGCCACAAGAGCTGATGACGAGGACTGGGATACACTCAGCCTTATCTGGCCACCAGAAGGAGAGTGGAGAGAACCTTGGAATTCCATCACTTCAGAGGGGGCAATCTGGATCCATTCAGCTTCATCAAGCTTAGTGAATGGCCAGACAGGTATGTAATGGTATTGCAGTTAATAGGGCACAATATAAGGATGTTTTGATGCTGGTTTTTAGTCCAGTACATCATTATCAACCATGTAAATTGTTATTATTTGGGAGCAATGTGATATATCTGAATTCTGATTATATGCTTACTTGCAGTCCGGACTATGCCGTTATGCCATCTTGAGGACTAATTAAGGAAGTCCCAAACATTTCAAGCTTGGCACTGATGTTGAGTCAGCCCCTCAGGTTGCCTCAAGAGTGAAGGACCTTATATCCACAACTTCTGGACTTCAGAAGGCCAGGGCTAGGATCCACTCAGCTTTGCCTGGCTGCCAGAAGGAAAGTGGAAAGGAACTTGAGCgggctgctgtggctgagcggatctaggcacttcagtctggaaccacatgactgctatggtcgcaggttcgaatcctgcctcgggcatggatgtgtgtgatgtcctttggttggttagttccaggggactggtgacctctgatgttaagtcccatagtgctcagagccatttcaaccattttgaaaggACCTTGGTATTCCATCACTTCAGAGGTGGCGATCCGGTTCCTTTCAGCATCATCAGGCTTAGTGAATGGCAAATCAGGTATGTAATGGTATTGCAGTTAATAGGGCACAATATAAGAATCATTTGATACTGGTTTTCAGTCAAGTATATCATTAACCATTATGTAAATTGTTATTACTTGGGAGCAATGTGACATATCTGAATGCTGATTAAATGCTTACTTGCAGTCCAGACTATGCCATCTTGAGGACTAGAGGGAAGTCCCAAACATTTGGAGCTGGGCACTGATGTCGAGTCAGACCCCATAGACTGTATCAAGAGTGGAGGACCTTATATCCCCAACATCTGGACTTCAGGAGGTCAGGACTGGGATGCACTCTGCCTTACCTGGCTGCCAGAAGGAGAGTGGAAATGTCCATGAAATATCAGCACTTCAGACGTCAGGATTGTGATTCACTCAGCCTCATCAGGCCTAGTGAAAGGCAAGTCAGGTGTTAATGGTATTTCAGTTAATCCGGCACAATATAAGTATTTTTTGATACTGGTTTTCAACCCAgtataatattaattattattcacaCTTTTGTTATTTGATAGCAATATGGCATGGCTGAATTCTAATTAAATCTTTATTTACAGTCCAGAGTGTGATGCATTGAAAGCAGATGGGAAGGACCTGAGATGTCTCCACCATTTGGGGTTCAGGATAGCATTCCACCCTGTCCTCTACAGCTGCGTCAGGATCAGAATTGAGAGGAACTGCAATATCTGATCCCAGAACTAAAGACCACTCAGCATCTTCAGGAAGACTCGAGTGTGTGGAGGTCATGCATCTATAATAAGTAGAATTAGGGACTGAAATGCTGTTGGCATGGCCAGGTCACTACAGTAATGCATGAAGTAAGTAACAATAATTCATGTAGTAATACACCAGATAACACTGCTTTTATCAAATTCCTATAATTtcctgtataaaacacaaaaagtcaTGACAAGTAAACATTTGTTAAACTGATACATTCCACATAATTATAAAGTGTCATAATCATGATCtgtgaaacaaatattaatttaatatctaatgcgatctgatgtgaattttatttgCAGGTCCAGCCGTCAAGAACTGGATTTCTACAGCATCAACAACAGCCAGAGAAATACTACATGCTCTTTTCTTCTTGGTAGAAGACAGACTCCTCTGAGGCATAGACTTTCTTTTATGGCCCTTATCTGTTTGTCTGAAATAACAATTTTGGGGTCAAACAGCTTCTACATTTGCCTTTAAGGATAACGTAGTTTTTTTGGCTAACTACAGTTCCGTTATACATATATAAATTCAGAATTTCACTATAATCAAATAATGTTATCTCCATTGGATTTACTTTACACGCACATGACGCACCATGATGAACACCTGGCTGCCATGGCATAGTGTGTGGTTGTTCAACATGGACCTGATTGTgggtgtcaagccctgcaaataatttttgggttattatacagacaaaattgataggcctAAAAGGTGGAATATATTCCACTGCAAGTAACTTTTAAATCAGAATCCTAACACACTACATTGCTACTGAACAACAACATTGTGAATATTACTTAATCTGACGCCCTTAGCTGATATGAGGCATTGGAGCAGTATGAGATACATTCAGAATAATGGGTCCAATTaagtgttacctgttgtgctgtgctgcacaattggtatggcataaccatgctgcacagcaacaaactggttcatgtccagccctgtaaattaattttatattataatgCAGACACAGTAAAATAGAATTTAAAGATATGAATATACATTAATATGAATTCAGATTATTATCATACTCAGATATGTTATctccattagatttactttacacacacctgatgcaccatgataAATACCTGACTGCCATAACATACTGTGTGGTTGTTCTACAACATGCAAGTGATTTTTGGTGTCAAGCCCTACAAATAAATTTCATATGACAATTGAGGCAAAATTGATAGGTACTGAAAGATAGTACATACATATACTGTACTGCAAGTAACTATTACATCAGATTCCAAACACACTGCATTGCTACTGAGCAGAAAAATTCTAAATTTTACTTAATATGACATGTTTATTTGGTGTGAGGACATTACAGTAGTACCACACATATTTAGAATGATGGATCCCATCAAGTTTTACCTGTTTTGCTGTGCTGTACATCTGGCACGGCACGACTATGCTCTGCAGGAACATCATGATTCATGCCGAGCTctgcatataaatttcaaattataattcaCACAAAGTTGACAGGTACTGAACACAAATTCGTATATTAACCGTGAATTACATTTTACTCTGCCAAGGTTCAACACATAAATGTATCTACTCAATAACTTGAAAATTGATACATACCCTCATTCAGCAGTGATTTTACTACCTCACATCTTTCTTCAGCATTTGGAACAGCCAGAGAAATATTACGTGCTGTTTTCTTCTTGGTAGGAAACAGCCTCCTCTGTggtattagctttcttttctggcccttatctgtttctttgaaataactgtttcgggctcgaacagctcctacatttgcctttaaggataacacagtttttttggccaactgcagttcagtctcagtcattccactgacaatattggaaaactctgaaataagcttctgtctcccttctaacaaagattttggtgtttttgaaacgtattttgtgcttacttcagctaatattgctgctctctcactggtggcatcaacatcagtacccagtacctctggactttgcaggggattttcaccgacactgtcatctcggcaaacagtgtgaatgtgcttacacatattgaatctaatactgtaatccatacatgtacagtaatacctatgtatgcacacattgcaatcactacattttaatttgcactcacagttgactctgttatctttaacaatgtacacctctgaagatgatgtggatggcacttcccaaccaccatctacctcagtgatgaggtccttgtccattaacaaactagttttgagtttattacgaatgtcttgaactttgcttgtaaccttcccttttacatttgctataagccagtcaaacatcttggctgtaactagggacattagtgtagatatgcctttgtccagtcgttttatctgtcttgcattaccatgtatttcctttaatgtcctatgcatactctccacatgcatgttggtattgagaccggcatacattctgtgacagtaggcccaacactccacatttccctcatagtgtgtcttgaagtatgaagcaaattctgatgtgtcagggtcactactgagcttctgcagtgctttttgcagtgattcctgaaacatatttacatttctcagcattgacactgatttaatgagccgATACACCTCATTTCTTTTATCCAGATCTGAAATTTTCCGCTTGATATTAGTTTTCCATGCTCTGTCCACATGCCAGGTACAATAGAGTCTCATTTTAGGAGCACCCATTGTCCTGTTCCATGCAATACTGTATGACTCTGCCAAATCAGACATGAATACATTGGGGCAAATTGGTCCAACCTGTGATTTTACGTACTGCAAAAATATACTTAAAACATCGGCGTCCTTCCTGTTCGAAATTAGAAATGCACATGGGAATCCTTGCCTGAGATCATCCAGTATTAAGAGAGTGGTCACTTCGAAATCATACCCGTTAAGCCCATGGGTTCCATCAATACAGATACAGTCTTCTccatattttgataacatttcgCGTTGTGCTCTGTTCATTATCACTAATACAAAATCCTCACTCCTCAGTTCTTGATGTTCACTAGTCGAGTCTTGTGGTTTATAGAATAACACAGACAGATTctcactttcgttcatttcttttacccaagCTTCGACACTGATTGCATCATTTTTATGTCTGACCGACTTGGAGGAGAGGTTATAGCTTGATGCAATGTTATATAAGTCTTGCTTGGTAGTCAAATGGATTCTCTGCAAGTCTGAATCCTGCAAACTTGTCCGTACGTTATCTAGAACTTTGTCATACGGAAGTCCCATTGCAATATCTGTTGCTATGGTTTCCTGGTCGTTTTGACTCAGGGGCAGCTGCGTTAAATCTTGTTTGTGACCAATGTGGGTCGACACAAAATGTACTTGGTATGTTCCACCTTCGTGTACAGTTACTTTCATCTCTGCAGGGCACTTTCCATTCACTTTGTTGCTGCCTGTCAATTTAAgatgtcttgtgcctttacctttggagataaagttacctcaccgatggcagccataataatgtgtggaactagtagacccatgcgttttaataaactttgaatgtgtcatgcgttcagtgtcttctttccactgCAAAAACTCGTCTTCATTTGAGAACTACAGATCTTCGGAATTAAGTTGAATTTGATGAGCAGTTTGTAAATGATCTATCCAAGCCTGTTTTGAACTACTTTGAAATGGGCACAATGTACACTTGAAGAACAACCCCCCTTCCTGCAAACCATGAATATTTCTTTGGTGgcgatacaaattatttttaagagaaaaaattttgtcaCACACATAGCACTGATAAGAAGCTACAGTAGACACTGGTGATAGATACTcgttatgttttccatgtctctaCTACTGCATTTGTGACCTACACAAGCATGTTTTTATAGGTTTGAAAACAACATCAAAATTGCTGGCGGTAAAGACAAATAGGAACTTTAAACTCTTAAGATTTATGTCTGTCATTTATAGTACTGTAAGATTGACTGTTCACTGTCATCATGGTACAAGCAGTATTTCTCCTTAAGTGCCCAATGTAATTATGTTTTTTGTATGTCTACTTGTAATCTGTTTCCGTAATACTTTATTATTCATGACacttctttttgtactaatgtaTCTGCAATTAAATGATTGGTTGTATATTGTCAGAGTGCTCAGTAAACTTTTATTTTGTACAATGTACAATGTATgtatcatgttgtaatttcattgtactgttgGTACTGTATGTGTGGAATTATTTCATAATGTTCTAAATTGTACAACTTTTGAATGTTAATGTGGTGTACTATCCTAAGAAACAATTCGCATTGTGGCATGTAGTGTAACACTGATTGTGTTTTCAAATATAGTTATCTGAATAATCAAATATAATTTGCTACATCATTTGTATGACCAGTGAGAGACTTTAACCATCTATGATTGAGACTTCATTTGTGACCTTTGAGATTTTTTAAATGATTAACTGTTGTTACTACCCTCCCAAAGATAATGGTATCCTCTTGGAACATCAGATACTGAGTCCCAGGCTAGATGCACCTTGTTCCCCACATTTGTTTTACTCTGTTGTGTTAGTAATTTATAGAAAGTTAATGATTCcataaaattatatcactgaagaactttcattttcattattgcatTGCCAGTCCTACATAATTAAATTCCATTCTCTGTGTTGCGGTGTCAAGAAAGTAGTCATCCTAAATGTGTTATGTAACATGAATGTACTGAAGGCATAAACAAATTGAGCCTCTGAAGCAAATCTCATAGGTGGTTCACAATTTTATCCCCAGCACCTCCCTCCATATCTTTCTACATTTAACAGAAAATCAGCCCCTAGGCTGAGAGTAAGAATTCTTCTCTATCATTTCAGTCAATAAAGGTCTTCCTGGAAGGTCTTGCAGAGAGCCACTGGTTTGTTTGGAAAGATATGGAAAGAGGTAGTAGATTATCAAAGTTTGATGACTGGCTCAATTGGCAAGAGAACTACTCTACAAAAACCAGTGTGGTATCTGGATTCAGATTCAGGCTGGTTCACaaatttcatgtttcattaatgtttcaaaaacagtaCACTCCACTGCACTGTAAAAGATTTCATTTTTGCGGTGTATACATCACAAATGGTTCTAATTGGTACATCACTTCCCATGAAGCTAGGTCTAATAGTGGAAAAACTGGGATGTGACAAACAAATGAAGGAATTAAGTCACCATTAATCTCATTATCTTGCAGTTCCTTGGAAAATATTTCTGACCAGtttcctggttttttttttttttttgttttttttttttttatgaaatccaAGTGCTGCCACCATGCGCCACAGTACTGACGCTTGCTTGAGTTGAGAACTGGTAACACCTAATATC
This sequence is a window from Schistocerca nitens isolate TAMUIC-IGC-003100 chromosome 11, iqSchNite1.1, whole genome shotgun sequence. Protein-coding genes within it:
- the LOC126212612 gene encoding uncharacterized protein LOC126212612 gives rise to the protein MKVTVHEGGTYQVHFVSTHIGHKQDLTQLPLSQNDQETIATDIAMGLPYDKVLDNVRTSLQDSDLQRIHLTTKQDLYNIASSYNLSSKSVRHKNDAISVEAWVKEMNESENLSVLFYKPQDSTSEHQELRSEDFVLVIMNRAQREMLSKYGEDCICIDGTHGLNGYDFEVTTLLILDDLRQGFPCAFLISNRKDADVLSIFLQYVKSQVGPICPNVFMSDLAESYSIAWNRTMGAPKMRLYCTWHVDRAWKTNIKRKISDLDKRNEVYRLIKSVSMLRNVNMFQESLQKALQKLSSDPDTSEFASYFKTHYEGNVECWAYCHRMYAGLNTNMHVESMHRTLKEIHGNARQIKRLDKGISTLMSLVTAKMFDWLIANVKGKVTSKVQDIRNKLKTSLLMDKDLITEVDGGWEVPSTSSSEVYIVKDNRVNCECKLKCSDCNVCIHRYYCTCMDYSIRFNMCKHIHTVCRDDSVGENPLQSPEVLGTDVDATSERAAILAEVSTKYVSKTPKSLLEGRQKLISEFSNIVSGMTETELQLAKKTVLSLKANVGAVRARNSYFKETDKGQKRKLIPQRRLFPTKKKTARNISLAVPNAEERCEVVKSLLNEELGMNHDVPAEHSRAVPDVQHSKTGLDTKNHLHVVEQPHSMLWQSGIYHGASGLDMNQFVAVQHGYAIPIVQHSTTGNT
- the LOC126212611 gene encoding uncharacterized protein LOC126212611 — encoded protein: MKVTVHEGGTYQVHFVSTHIGHKQDLTQLPLSQNDQETIATDIAMGLPYDKVLDNVRTSLQDSDLQRIHLTTKQDLYNIASSYNLSSKSVRHKNDAISVEAWVKEMNESENPSVLFYKPQDSTSEHQELRSEDFVLVIMNRAQREMLSKYGEDCICIDGTHGLNGYDFEVTTLLILDDLRQGFPCAFLISNRKDADVLSIFLQYVKSQVGPICPNVFMSDLAESYSIAWNRTMGAPKMRLYCTWHVDRAWKTNIKRKISDLDKRNEVYRLIKSVSMLRNVNMFQESLQKALQKLSSDPDTSEFASYFKTHYEGNVECWAYCHRMYAGLNTNMHMESMHRTLKEIHGNARQIKRLDKGISTLMSLVTAKMFDWLIANVKGKVTSKVQDIHNKHKTSLLMDKDLITEVDGGWEVPSTSSSEVYIVKDNRVNCECKLKCSDCNVCIHRYYCTCMDYSIRFNMCKHIHTVCRDDSVGENPLQSPEVLGTDVDATSERAAILAEVSTKYVSKTPKSLLEGRQKLISEFSNIVSGMTETELQLAKKTVLSLKANVGAVRARNSYFKETDKGQKRKLIPQRRLFPTKKKTARNISLAVPNAEERCEVVKSLLNEGMYQFSSY